From Bradyrhizobium sp. 4:
CGGGTGCCGTGGACGTCGCGGGTGAACAGGGTGGTGCCGGTCTGGCGTTCGAAATCATCGATCCGACGGCGGACGGCGTTGATCGACAGTGACAGGCGCTCAGCCGCCGAGCGGAAACTTCCGCATCGGACGACTTCCAGGAAAATGCGCGCCGCATCCCAGTCCGACAGGCCGCTGATGTTTGTCTTTGGGCGTTCCTCCAGAGGAACGCCCCTTTCCGCCAAGGAGTGCATACAAGTCCCTTCGGGTCGCTAAACTGGCAGAATCTGGCGCAAACCACAACCACGGCGGGTTGGGGAACGACGAGTTTTGAACGTCATCCTTACTACGCCGCAGGTGGTATTCGGGTGCTGCCAGGGCGGGAACAAGGGCTGGGAATCGGGCAAACCATTCGCCCGTATGAGGGGTGTGGCGTGAGTTCCGTTGTGGGCCGTGACATGGCTGCGGGATCGTCGGCGCTGTCCGCAATGAATGTCCTTGCGCAAGAGCCGGTGCCGCCTTCCGCGATGGATCAATTGCAGCACGCCAGGCGTTTTAAGATCGAGCGTTTTGCGACTGAGCGAGTCGACGCTGGCCGGCGCGAAGCAGTACTCGCCGGAACCGCGGTTTCATGGCAGCAACACACTGAAATCATATTCGGGGGCGCAGCGGCCTCGTGTTATCCTCGACGCTCCATGGGGGCCAAAGAGGTCGTCACAACCACTCACAGGCCGAATTAGCGGGAAGAACGCCGGTGTCGCATTCACACGAACAGTTGCAGTCGGTGCTGGAAACGCTCGAAGAGTGCCGCAGGGTGCTCAACGAGAGCAACAGCCGCGAGTCGGCCGAGCTGCTGTCCATTGTCATCCTGGACGTGCGGATGAAACTCAAAGGAATTGACAGTGCCGACCTCAAGGCACTGTGCGACGAAATGCTGCGGACCGCGACCAACGAACCGCAGCCCCCCTCCAAGCAGACGCAGGACCAGCCCCGGCGTCCGCTGCTCCGCGTGGTGAAGTAGCCGCGCCGCCAAGTCTCGCTTTTTGGCGAGATTTGTGCGTGTCCCGATGCCGCATCTGTGATCACAGACGGCATCGGGAGGAGCCCTGGTTTTGTGCGCCTCTGTTGCGCATTCGCTGGCATCGGCTACACCAGAGCCGGTTCGGCTCCGGGCCGCGCGCACTCCCCGCGCGCCGCGCCGGCGCCTGAGATGGCTTCGACTGCATCATGCAAAATGTTTCGATCCCGGCGGCGCTGATTGCCGGCCTCGTCAGCTTCCTCTCCCCTTGCGTCCTGCCGCTGGTCCCGCCCTACCTGATCTATCTGACGGGCGCGACGATCGAGCATGTCGAAAGCAACGAGCCCGCATCAGTCTCCAAACGCGCGATTATGATGTCGGCGCTCCTGTTCGTGCTCGGCTTCTCCACTGTGTTCGTGGCGCTCGGCGCCAGCGCCTCGCTGATCGGCGGGCTGATCCGCGCTTGGTCGGCCGAACTCTCGATCCTCGCCGGCATCGTCATCATCGTCATGGGCCTGCATTTCCTCGGCCTGACGCGCATCGGCCTCTTGATGCGCGAGGGACGATTGACCGCGCCCAAGCCCGTCGGCCTCTGGGGTGCTTATGTGATGGGGCTCGCCTTTGCCTTTGGCTGGACGCCCTGCATCGGCCCGATCCTCGCGGCGATCCTCTCGGTCGCGGCCGCCGAAGCGACAGTCACGAAGGGCGCCGGCCTGCTCGCGGTCTATTCGGCTGGCCTCGGCATTCCCTTCCTGATCGCCGCCCTGATGATCGAGCAGTTTTCCACCCTGTTCGCGCGCATGAAGGGCCATCTCGTCAATGTCGAGCGCGCCATGGGCGTCCTGATGGTGATCACCGGCGTCGGCTTCCTCACCGGCGCGGTGTCGAATGTGAGCATCTGGCTGCTTGAGACGTTCCCGGCGTTGCAGACGATCGGTTAGGCCTCCGCCGCAAAGCGCCCCAGCGCCTCGCGGTCGATCTCGATGCCGAGGCCCGGCCCCTCGGGCACCCGCACGACGCCCCTCGCATGCTCGATCGGCTCCTTCAAAACCGCCTGCCGGATCGGATGCTCGGTGCGGTCGAACTCGAGCATCGGTTCGAGCGGAGCCAGCGAGGTCGGCGTGTGCGACGGCAGCACGGCGAGGAGCTGAAGCGAGGCGGCGATCGCAATCCCGGTGCCCCAGACGTGCGGATTGTAGCGGATGCCGAACGCCTCGCTCATGTCCGCGATCTTCTTGCATTCGCTCAAGCCACCCGCCGCGCAGGTGTCGGGCTGGGCGATGTCGAGCGCATGCGAGACGAACAGCTCGCGGAAGCCGAAGCGCGTGAATTCGCACTCGCCGCCGGCGACCGGAATCGTGAGCGCGGATTTCACCGCGCGATAGCCCGCGATGTCCTCCGGCGGCACCGGCTCCTCGAACCATCCGATGTCATGGCGCTCGATCAGGCGGCCGAGCCGGATCGCCGCGACCGCGTCATAGGCGTGGTTCGCATCGACCATCAGCGCGACATCGGGGCCGATCGCCTCGCGCACCGCGCGGGTGACCGCGGCATCCTCCGCGATGCCGAAACCGACCTTCAGCTTCACGGCGCGGAATCCTTCGGCGGCATAACCCGCCGCTTCCTCCGCCAGATAGTTCAGCGGATCGCCTGACTTGCGCCGGTAGAGACCGGTCGCGTAGGCCGCAACCTGCTTGCGCGCGCCGCCGCCGAGAAGCTGATGCACGGGTACGCCGAAATGCTTGCCCTTGATGTCCCATAGCGCGATGTCGATGCCGCTCATCCCCTGGATCACGACGCCCTTCTGGCCGTGATCCCGCAGGCGCGCATAGACCATCTGCCACAGCACGTCGGTGCGCAACGGATCCTCGCCGATCAGCCACGGAGCGATACTCTGCACCACCGCCGCCGTGATGCGCGCCGGGCCGTAGCATTCACCCCATCCGACAAGACCATTGTCGGTCTCGATCTCGACCAGCATTGCGGTGCGTGTGTCGTACCAGGCGCGCGAATAGGCAAAGGGCTGCGACAGCTTTGCTTCGAGAATGTGCGTGCGAACCCTAGTGATCTTCATTGCCGGCCTCCGTTCATCGCGCCTCGTCCAGCGCGCAAATCACCGTGCAGACCACGCCCCGGGGCAGGAAGTCGACGGTGGCCTCGCCGCCGAGCTGGTCGCGCGCACTGCGCTCGATCAGGCGCGAGCCGAAGCCGCGCTGCACCGGCGCCGTCACCGGCGGTCCGCCGCTCTCGGTCCAGATCAGGCGCAGCCGCGGCTTCGGCGCCTCGGCAAGGACCTCCCACTCCAGCGCCACCCGTCCGGTCTCGTTGGACAGCGCGCCGTACTTTGCGGCGTTGGTGGCGATCTCGTGCACGACCATCGACAGCACCACGGCGAGCCGCGGCGACAGCGGCACCGCGGGTCCGGCCATGCGGATGCGCTCCGGATTATTCAGCAGGAACGGCTGGAGCGCGCGGGTGATCACGTCCCGCAGCTCGGAGCCCGCCCATTTCTCCTGGCTCAGCAAATTATGCGCCTCGGCCAGCGCGCCGAGCCGGCCCTCGAATTTTGCCCGCTCGTCCCGGCTGGCGCTGCGGAAGGTCTGCACCGCGATCGCCTGCATCAACGCGAGCGTGTTCTTGACGCGATGGTTGAGCTCGTCGATCAGGAGATCGTGCAGCATCTCGCCGCGCGCGATCGTGGTTGCCATCCTGACCGCGAAGGTCAGGCCGGTCAGCAGCAGGATGCCGCCGATAAAACTGGTGATCGCGATGTTGCGCCAGAGCGGAGCGATCAGCGAGCTCTCGGCGACGCCGGCCACGATGGTCCAGCCGGTCAGCCGTGACCTCGTATAGACGGTGGACAACGCAACACCGTCGAGCGAAACCGTCGAGAGTGCGGCTTCCGGCGTGCGCAACATACTTTCGTACACCGTGCCGGTAGCCCGCTTGCCGAAGATCTCCGTAGGGTTCGGCGTGCGCGCGAACACGATGGCCTTGGTGTCGAGCAGGGAGACCGTCCAATCCCGGTCGGGCCGTTGCTTTTCGACCAGGTCCTGAAAGATGCTGACCGGCGGGCTGAAGCAGAGGTCGTAGATCACTTCGCCGTCGCGGAGCACCGGAACCTCGACCGTAAGCACCTGCCGGCCGTTGATCGCGCCGGTGAACAGGTCGGAATATTGCGGCGATCTGGTCGCAAACACCTTTTCGATGATCTCCAGGTGGCCGCGTGGCGGCAGGCTTGCGGTGTCCTCCGTCGCGGAGGAGAACAGCAGTCGGCCCTTGCGATCGGAGATCAGCACCAGGCCGCCCTTGCCATACTGATCGACGAAGCCGAGGGCGATGCGGCGAAAATTCTGGAAGTCGTCGTCGCGCAGCGAATTCGTCAGCGCAAGCACTTGCAGGCCGCCGGTCATCCGCTGCACCTCGGAGTCCAGCACGAGGCGCATGCTGCGCACGTTCTCCAGCACGCGGCGGGTCGCGTCGTTGCGGTCCTGCTTGTAATTGTAGACGGCAATACCGACCGCGAAGACGATCAGCGGCAACATCGTTCCCGTGACCAGAAGAGCGAGCCGGACCGGCAAAGTGAGCTTTGACAAACGCAGGCGTCCCGGTTCCAGCGCAAGGGAGCGCCGGATTTATGATTTTGGGAGACCATAGGGGCGGGATTTGCGGCGCGCCATAATTTTTCGCGTCCGGACGAGCCGCCCAGGGACAAGATTTTTGCAGCGCAGTCCGCGGCAGCGCCTCAGCTCATGCTGATTGCGGTCAGCAGCAGGCACATGGCGTAGACGGCAGCCAGGCTGAGCCCGGCGATCCGGGCCTCTCGATAAGATTTCATAACGTCAACTCCCAGAGAGGGAGGCCGCCTTCGAGGCGGCCCCCCTTACACCTGGATCAATCAATTTCCTGAACGACCGTGCGCGAGCCGGGATCGACGAGCATCACGCGATCGCCGGAGTAGACGTAGCGATACTTGGTCAGCGACGGACCCCAGTCTGCGGGAACGGCCTCGAGCTCGACATCGCTCGGCAC
This genomic window contains:
- a CDS encoding cytochrome c biogenesis protein CcdA, yielding MQNVSIPAALIAGLVSFLSPCVLPLVPPYLIYLTGATIEHVESNEPASVSKRAIMMSALLFVLGFSTVFVALGASASLIGGLIRAWSAELSILAGIVIIVMGLHFLGLTRIGLLMREGRLTAPKPVGLWGAYVMGLAFAFGWTPCIGPILAAILSVAAAEATVTKGAGLLAVYSAGLGIPFLIAALMIEQFSTLFARMKGHLVNVERAMGVLMVITGVGFLTGAVSNVSIWLLETFPALQTIG
- a CDS encoding mandelate racemase/muconate lactonizing enzyme family protein yields the protein MKITRVRTHILEAKLSQPFAYSRAWYDTRTAMLVEIETDNGLVGWGECYGPARITAAVVQSIAPWLIGEDPLRTDVLWQMVYARLRDHGQKGVVIQGMSGIDIALWDIKGKHFGVPVHQLLGGGARKQVAAYATGLYRRKSGDPLNYLAEEAAGYAAEGFRAVKLKVGFGIAEDAAVTRAVREAIGPDVALMVDANHAYDAVAAIRLGRLIERHDIGWFEEPVPPEDIAGYRAVKSALTIPVAGGECEFTRFGFRELFVSHALDIAQPDTCAAGGLSECKKIADMSEAFGIRYNPHVWGTGIAIAASLQLLAVLPSHTPTSLAPLEPMLEFDRTEHPIRQAVLKEPIEHARGVVRVPEGPGLGIEIDREALGRFAAEA
- a CDS encoding sensor histidine kinase, with the protein product MLPLIVFAVGIAVYNYKQDRNDATRRVLENVRSMRLVLDSEVQRMTGGLQVLALTNSLRDDDFQNFRRIALGFVDQYGKGGLVLISDRKGRLLFSSATEDTASLPPRGHLEIIEKVFATRSPQYSDLFTGAINGRQVLTVEVPVLRDGEVIYDLCFSPPVSIFQDLVEKQRPDRDWTVSLLDTKAIVFARTPNPTEIFGKRATGTVYESMLRTPEAALSTVSLDGVALSTVYTRSRLTGWTIVAGVAESSLIAPLWRNIAITSFIGGILLLTGLTFAVRMATTIARGEMLHDLLIDELNHRVKNTLALMQAIAVQTFRSASRDERAKFEGRLGALAEAHNLLSQEKWAGSELRDVITRALQPFLLNNPERIRMAGPAVPLSPRLAVVLSMVVHEIATNAAKYGALSNETGRVALEWEVLAEAPKPRLRLIWTESGGPPVTAPVQRGFGSRLIERSARDQLGGEATVDFLPRGVVCTVICALDEAR